A single Natrinema pellirubrum DSM 15624 DNA region contains:
- a CDS encoding TrmB family transcriptional regulator — protein MTELSELGLSSYEEKVYRTLLVTGAVTAAELSDTSGVPKGRIYDVLNGLESRKLIWRQSSNPNRYVAVQPETVVDRLLAERAYELKQEWDRYRKKADTVRSNLLPTPPTESSFWLGSLGSDEMSTALQQHMRTAENVVQAAIGPPYEDATWETLQSEVEGFFEGANADLSVNLLFSEKAVTVLPDRFPHLIESQSTDITVRTIPDIALSFDIVDNVETTIDVLHPVSDEDRIGVIGIKDPQVVSEFEKHFQQLWSNSVPLLD, from the coding sequence ATGACGGAATTGAGCGAGCTTGGACTCTCAAGTTACGAGGAGAAGGTCTATCGAACGCTTCTCGTGACAGGAGCAGTGACGGCAGCCGAACTCTCTGATACTAGTGGGGTTCCAAAAGGACGTATTTACGACGTTCTAAACGGCCTTGAGTCTCGCAAACTGATCTGGAGACAGTCAAGCAATCCAAATCGATACGTGGCCGTACAGCCAGAAACCGTCGTCGACAGACTTCTGGCTGAACGAGCATATGAGCTGAAACAAGAGTGGGATCGTTACCGCAAGAAAGCAGACACAGTTCGTTCGAACCTTTTGCCGACACCACCAACAGAGAGTAGTTTCTGGCTTGGATCTCTCGGGAGCGATGAAATGAGTACAGCACTCCAGCAGCATATGCGAACTGCGGAGAACGTTGTCCAAGCAGCTATTGGGCCTCCATACGAAGATGCGACGTGGGAGACACTCCAATCTGAAGTGGAAGGCTTCTTCGAAGGCGCTAATGCAGATTTGTCTGTCAACCTCCTTTTCAGTGAAAAAGCAGTTACTGTACTCCCTGACCGATTCCCACACCTAATTGAAAGTCAGTCTACAGACATAACTGTCAGAACGATTCCTGATATTGCGCTTTCGTTTGATATCGTGGACAATGTAGAGACGACGATTGATGTTTTGCATCCAGTATCTGATGAAGACCGAATCGGTGTAATTGGAATTAAAGATCCGCAAGTTGTCTCCGAGTTTGAGAAACACTTCCAACAGCTGTGGTCCAATTCTGTACCCCTCCTTGATTAA
- a CDS encoding DMT family transporter: MHPYVLLAGAILSELFGTTALKLSEGFSQPVPSIGVVLGYGAAFYLLSLTLEELPMGVVYGTWAALGIVGVAGIGTIVFGESVDLAGLLGIGLIIGGVYCVNVVSQMSAH; encoded by the coding sequence ATGCATCCGTACGTACTGCTCGCTGGCGCAATACTCTCCGAATTATTCGGGACAACTGCCCTCAAACTCTCTGAGGGATTTTCACAACCGGTTCCCAGTATTGGGGTTGTCCTCGGATATGGAGCGGCGTTCTATCTACTATCCCTGACGTTAGAAGAATTACCGATGGGTGTCGTCTATGGGACATGGGCAGCATTGGGTATTGTTGGTGTGGCAGGTATCGGGACCATTGTTTTTGGTGAATCAGTTGACCTTGCAGGCCTTCTCGGAATTGGTCTCATTATCGGTGGCGTCTACTGCGTTAACGTGGTGTCACAGATGTCTGCCCACTAA
- a CDS encoding digeranylgeranylglycerophospholipid reductase produces MSNNYDVIIAGAGPAGAQCARDLADRGYDVVVLETEAEDEFPAQSNKSTGGTFASMMTSFGIPDDVVMHATESVVLESPNEYFIQDQPGFVLDFEAFKKFLVEDGRHKSSEYRFDARVRDPIVEDGDLVGVRYNRDQEVFGEIIIDGTGPAAPLAKDLGIANLERENHAIGIEYLFEGVDLNHPDFADLTDAMMLRLDHEYAPGGYSWIFHTGNDTAKVGICYIQNERYQENAIHDRTVDGYLEHWLDTDPRFENARQIAASPVRGSAHVQPPGSMSTDSFMAIGDTVPSVDPVWGEGIYKCMKSARAAAMTADRCLTRKIDTSAEEMRVYDDLWEEQVAPKQDRRLMMTRLLYLAPNERYDLLMRDLNKLSRDTLSDINDGSKRGIVKLLYPNDLSYLWKYWQEIQPGIFGAV; encoded by the coding sequence ATGTCCAACAATTATGATGTGATCATCGCTGGGGCAGGTCCAGCGGGGGCACAGTGTGCACGAGATCTGGCTGACCGTGGATACGATGTTGTTGTTCTGGAAACCGAAGCAGAAGATGAGTTCCCAGCTCAAAGTAACAAATCTACTGGCGGAACGTTTGCATCGATGATGACCTCCTTCGGCATTCCGGACGATGTCGTCATGCACGCGACTGAATCAGTAGTTCTTGAGTCTCCAAATGAATACTTTATCCAGGACCAGCCGGGATTTGTCTTGGATTTTGAGGCGTTCAAGAAGTTCCTTGTCGAGGATGGTCGTCACAAGAGTTCTGAGTATCGGTTTGATGCTCGCGTTCGTGACCCAATCGTCGAAGATGGTGATCTCGTCGGTGTCCGTTATAATCGTGATCAGGAGGTCTTTGGCGAAATCATCATCGATGGTACGGGTCCGGCCGCGCCATTGGCCAAAGATCTGGGGATAGCCAATCTTGAGCGGGAGAACCACGCGATTGGTATTGAATACTTATTCGAGGGCGTCGATCTCAATCATCCTGATTTTGCTGATCTCACTGATGCGATGATGTTGCGGTTGGACCACGAATACGCTCCTGGGGGTTACTCATGGATCTTCCATACGGGCAACGACACAGCGAAAGTCGGTATCTGTTATATCCAGAATGAACGCTATCAAGAAAACGCCATTCACGATCGCACCGTCGACGGGTATCTCGAACATTGGCTCGATACTGATCCGCGGTTCGAGAATGCCAGACAAATTGCAGCGAGTCCGGTTCGGGGATCAGCACATGTACAGCCACCAGGATCGATGAGTACTGATTCGTTTATGGCGATCGGTGATACTGTCCCATCGGTTGATCCTGTCTGGGGTGAGGGAATCTACAAGTGCATGAAATCAGCTCGAGCAGCTGCGATGACAGCCGATCGTTGTCTGACGAGGAAGATAGACACCTCTGCTGAGGAGATGAGAGTCTACGACGACCTCTGGGAGGAGCAAGTCGCCCCCAAACAAGACCGTCGATTGATGATGACGAGGTTGCTATACCTTGCACCAAACGAACGATACGACCTGCTAATGAGAGATCTGAACAAGCTCTCTCGAGATACCCTGTCAGATATTAACGATGGGAGCAAGCGGGGAATTGTAAAACTATTGTACCCCAATGATCTATCCTATCTCTGGAAGTATTGGCAAGAAATACAACCTGGAATTTTCGGCGCCGTCTAG
- a CDS encoding HVO_A0114 family putative DNA-binding protein: MPTLKVTVGERDRLNQRTRSRIKAAQEGEDLDDAQPVLNFGSYAELSRLLSPKNLELLEAISKHQPESIREAADLVERDYKQVHRNLSELEDIGVIEFENGGPGQAKKPKLAYDGLEIDIPFAGSNGSVSAAAP; this comes from the coding sequence ATGCCCACGCTCAAAGTCACCGTCGGTGAACGTGATCGCCTCAACCAGCGCACGCGTAGCCGCATCAAGGCCGCCCAGGAGGGTGAAGATCTTGACGATGCCCAGCCGGTGTTGAACTTCGGATCGTATGCAGAACTCAGTCGCCTGCTCAGCCCAAAGAATCTAGAGCTGTTGGAAGCAATCTCCAAACACCAGCCCGAGAGCATCCGCGAAGCCGCTGATCTGGTGGAACGAGACTACAAACAGGTCCATCGGAACCTTTCCGAACTTGAAGACATCGGCGTCATTGAGTTTGAAAATGGCGGGCCTGGTCAGGCAAAGAAACCGAAACTGGCCTACGATGGTCTTGAAATCGACATCCCGTTCGCAGGATCGAACGGGAGTGTCAGTGCAGCAGCACCCTGA
- a CDS encoding toxin-antitoxin system TumE family protein, which produces MASYTTIEDWQDVEDRYVIDVTIRQTEDKKYPCGWDYSLHHGEVGGDTILRYGNAHEQTKGHERHTRNGVEIIEFPGMLTLYDRFQRETEEMSPVSWNWSE; this is translated from the coding sequence ATGGCGTCCTACACCACCATTGAAGATTGGCAGGATGTCGAAGATAGGTACGTCATCGATGTGACCATCCGGCAGACGGAGGATAAGAAGTACCCGTGTGGATGGGACTACAGCCTCCACCACGGGGAAGTCGGCGGCGACACCATCCTTCGATACGGCAACGCCCATGAACAGACGAAAGGCCATGAGCGTCACACCCGAAACGGTGTTGAAATCATCGAATTCCCCGGGATGTTGACGCTCTACGATCGCTTTCAACGCGAAACCGAGGAGATGTCGCCTGTCTCATGGAACTGGTCGGAGTAG